In Corylus avellana chromosome ca2, CavTom2PMs-1.0, the following proteins share a genomic window:
- the LOC132169199 gene encoding MYB-like transcription factor 4, giving the protein MGHHCCSKQKVKRGLWSPEEDEKLINHITTYGHGSWSSVPKLAGLERCGKSCRLRWINYLRPDLKRGSFSAQEERIIIDVHRILGNKWAQIAKHLPGRTDNEVKNFWNSCVKKKLIAQGLDPNTHNLLPPSHNKPNKNHNNPKPTSVFSLHSQPKDVSMDMSIPFSTLLSILPNDDTPSIPIYENQNPNLVWTTQEQNPNTFMETSMGSSVPIISSSPSNTSGFGIVNEENCIWSSNNGFQPIDQLNRQDEMLQPQQQEKKAPSAMEIEKADDILNMDASFGSSNFGFDFVESPLLPCGMYYNTSPVDGFAWDC; this is encoded by the exons ATGGGGCATCACTGCTGCAGCAAACAGAAAGTGAAGAGAGGGTTATGGTCAcctgaagaagatgagaagCTCATCAATCACATAACCACCTATGGCCATGGTTCATGGAGTTCAGTGCCAAAACttgcag GGTTGGAAAGGTGTGGGAAGAGTTGCAGATTAAGATGGATAAACTATTTGAGACCAGATCTCAAACGGGGTTCGTTTTCTGCACAGGAAGAGAGAATCATCATTGATGTTCATAGGATTCTTGGGAACAAATGGGCTCAGATAGCCAAGCATTTGCCAGGTAGAACAGACAATGAGGTCAAGAACTTTTGGAACTCTTGTGTTAAGAAAAAGCTCATTGCACAAGGGTTAGATCCCAACACTCATAACCTCCTTCCACCTTCTCACAACAAACCCAATAAAAATCACAACAATCCAAAACCCACTTCAGTTTTCTCTCTACATTCACAACCCAAAGATGTTTCCATGGACATGAGCATACCATTTTCAACATTACTTTCTATTCTCCCAAATGATGATACTCCATCCATACCAATCTATGaaaaccaaaaccctaatcttgtATGGACAACCCAAGAACAAAATCCAAACACTTTCATGGAAACATCAATGGGAAGTAGTGTTCCAATTATCTCCTCTTCTCCCTCAAATACATCTGGGTTTGGGATTGTTAATGAAGAGAACTGCATATGGAGTAGCAATAATGGGTTTCAACCTATTGATCAGCTCAACAGACAGGATGAAATGTTGCAGCCACAGCAGCAAGAGAAGAAGGCGCCTAGTGCGATGGAAATTGAGAAGGCTGATGATATATTGAACATGGATGCTTCATTTGGGAGCTCTAACTTTGGCTTTGATTTCGTGGAGTCTCCATTATTGCCTTGTGGTATGTATTATAATACAAGTCCAGTGGATGGATTTGCATGGGATTGTTAG